From the Alteromonas sp. CI.11.F.A3 genome, the window CTTATCTGTGAATACATTGTTATCCAGCGTAATATCGGAATAACCAAAGTCGCTATAAGACAGTCCAAAACCAAAAGAAAACGCAACCTCTTTATTTTGGGTATTAAAATACCGATATCCCACCCAAATGCCATCATCGTAAGTCACTTCTGCAGGAACAGTTTGGGTAAAACCCGACGGCTTAATGTTAGGGTCAAGAACGGTACCGGGAAATGCCTTGGCTGCGGGATAATCTTTTAAGTCTACGGGCCAAGTATCGGTCAATTTTCCTGATGGATTAGTTTTACCCATTAAAATATCCACAATGGCATTTCCGGCTTCTTGTCCGGGTTGATGAGCAAGTAAAATGGCGTCGACTTTATCTTGCCAACTAGCAGTTTCAATTACACCGCCAACATTTAAAATAACAATGACAGGTTTATCTTGCTGGTGAAAAGCCTCTGATACTAACCCTAACATCTGAGTTTCTTGCTTGGTCAAATAGAAGTCAGCTTCAGGGCGATCGATAAACTCCCCTGAACTACGCCCTAAGGTAACGACTGCAGCATTATAGTGTTTGGCAGACGCTTTGAGGCGCTCAGGATCAAGCTTAAATTCGATTAATGCAGGCTTAGGCATAAAAGCCGCTAATGGGTTGGTTGAAACAGGTCGCTTGGCATTTTCACTTTCGATATGAGCTTTATAGGCACTTGCAAGGCCAGCTTGAGAGTTAACTCCTGCGTGTTGCAGCCCCTCTTCTAATGATACGACATAGGCTTCATTCACGTCACCACTGCCGGTTCCACCGATAAGGACATCAAAAGAATGATTGCCATACAAAGCCAACGACATGCTACTTTTAAACGGTAGTACTTCACCTTTATTTTTGAGTAATACCATACCTTCTGCAGCGGCAGTTCTAGCCAATTGAGCATGCTTGTTCAAATTGGGAGCATTACTATATTCATACCGACTAAAAGCAGGACTGGCCAATACAAGTTGAAGTATATTTTTCACATTACGATCTAGTATTTTTTCATCTAAGGCTCCGCTTTTAATGGCTCCAATGATCATGCCTTCTTGATGGTCCATACCCGGCATTAACAAATCGTTACCCGCTTGCATTTGTAACGTAGCATCTTTGCCGCCAAACCAATCGGTCATCACTACACCGTTAAAACCCCATTGCTCCCGCAATACTTCAGTTAAAAGGCGAGAACTTTCAGACGTATACTCCCCATTTATTTTGTTGTACGACGACATCACCGTCCAAGGATGGCTTTCTTTGATGGCAATTTCAAAACCCCGTAAGTAGATTTCTCGCAATGCACGCTCATCCACTTTTACGTTAATAGAATCACGGTTCCATTCGTGATTATTCGCCACAAAATGTTTGATTGACGTCCCTACACCTTTGGATTGCACGCCATTTACCATGGCTGCCGCCATCTTGCCGCTCAGTAAAGGGTCTTCTGAGTAATATTCAAAGTTTCTGCCCCCCAAGGCAAAACGATGAATGTTCAGCGCTGGTGCTAACAGTACATCCACCCCGTACTCTTTTGCTTCATCGCCGACGGCTCGGCCAATTTGCTTGACCAGCTCTGTGTTCCAAGATGAGCTGAGTGAATTGGCTATAGGAAAAGCAGTGGCGAAGTAAGATTTATCCTTATCTTCCTCACGATGTGGCGCAATTCTTAGTCCAGCCGGACCGTCAGCTAAGACTATTGATGGAATGCCTAAGCGAGGTATAGCAAAAGTTGTACCTGCGGCTCCTGGCACCTTATCTTTAGTCTCACCAACATTTGGACCACCATCGCCCAAATCCATGCCAGTACCACGGATCAGTTTGACTTTTTCCTGCAAACTCAAAGCTTGAATAACCTCATCTAATGAGTCAACTCCAAGAGTGGCTGCCGACACAGCCGTAGCAGGTAATATTGCCATGAAAGTAGCAACAAATAACGGAAAGAAAACAGGGCGCAGCCCTGTCATTTCAGAGAGATTTAAACGCATATTTTTTATCATTTCACCTATCCATGCAGGTTTTATTTCTGCATATAACTCATTAAGTTAATCAATTATCTTGGCGACCTTAAAAACAAAGCCCGTAAAGTGAGTTACGCGCCATGTTTTTAATTTAAATTCTTAGAACTCCAAACCAAAACGCACACCCGCGGTACGAGGGTCGGTGATATTTACTGTACCATCGACAAAGCCCGGAACAGGGGAATAACTGGCGTTTGCGATTGTCACTTCATCTTCAATGTTTTTAATAAAGGCTTGTACATACCAATCACCTTCTGATGAATGATAAGTCACTGAAACATCAGTTTTAGTAAATGAAGGTTGCACAAAATTCTGCGCTGTTCCAACGGCTAAAATGGAATACTCATCGCTATAGCGAGTAGACAAATCAAATTTGACCTCAGCGCCACTTTCCAGATCGAAAACATGTTGATAGCCAATTATCGCGGTATATTCTGGCGAGCGATTTAACTTTTCACCTTTTAAGTTTGTCGTTAAATCGACTTGATAGTCGGTATACTCAGCATCTAACCAAGTTAATGCGATATTCAATTTATCACTTGCTGTGATGTAATAACGTGCCTCTACTTCAAGCCCATTTATTTCGGCCGCCCCAGCATTTGTGGTCACTTGACATGTACCGCCACAAATATCCGATAAATTACTTAGCTGCATATTTTTATAGTCGTAATTAAATAGATTGATAAAGGTACGTAAACCATTATCTAAATCCATTTTTAAACCAATTTCATAAGCCGTAATAGTTTCGGGTTCATAGTAAAGGGCTGACTCTAGAATCGGATTGAAACAATCTGGGGTGCCTTCAATACAGCCATCGTTAAATCCACCCGCTTTGTAACCGGTGGATACTATGCCATACAACAGAAAATCATCATTAATGTCATAATCTAATCCTACTTTCCAGGTTGTTTCACTGTACTCAACTTCTGCGTTATTTAACGAATCAGGAATAGGATTAGTATCAGGGTCAAAGGTGAAATCTAAAGGCTCATCTAGTGTGAAATGATTAATCGCCGCACCAACACGAGATTTTTCATCGTCTGTGTATCTTGCGCCCAAGGTCAATCTTAAATTGGTATCTAAATTAAATGTACCTTGGCCAAATATGGCCAATGATTCTGATATGACCGGACCTTGAGGGAAGCCAAACACTGCCCCATCTGTACCTGGCTCGCCAAAGATCAAGTACTCTATATATGACTCTTCTTCAAAAGCATAAATGCCCCCCTGTAAATTCATAAAATCGTTCACATAAGTAAAGCGCAATTCATTGGAAGTTTGTTCATAGTCACCGGTAAACCTTTGTGGACCCGCTATATCGATAATACCAAAAGGTAAAACTAGCCCCCCATCATAGGTTTGGATGCTCTTATCTCTGCGCTCAAACTCTCGATATGAGCCAAGGTACGTCATGGTCAGCTCACTATTAATCGCCCAGTTGAGCTCGGTCATGACGCCCCAAGTCGAACCTCCGTAATCAGCTTGTTGTGTGTCTACCCAACCAATGGTTCTTAGCTCGTCTGAGCTTTTCTGGTTTCCGCTATAAACAGGTCCATTAGCAGGTATGGTAGATGGGTCTAACACATCGAAGAAATTAGATAATTTAACTGTATTACGCCCAGTACCATCTAATCTTGAATAATCACCTCTAACCAAAACGTTAACATTGTCGTTCAGCTCAAAAAAACCACTTAAACGGGCCGATAAAGCATCTTTTCCTGAACCGAGTTCGAATGGCGAGTCGGGGTTTTTGTTTAAATAAGTATCGCGTTTATCCCAATTTACCGCAGCACGGAGTGCAGCCGTATCAGATATGGGCAGATTAATCATTGCTGTAGCTTGTCGACGTGCAAAATCTCCTATCGCTCCATCAAACGAACCATACATTTCATCTAAAGTAGGTTTAGCCGAGATAACATTGACAATACCTGCCGTGGCATTACGGCCATATAGTGTCCCCTGAGGCCCTCTTAATATTTCAATTTGATCTAAATCGAAGAATGCAATTTCTTGTGCTTGCGATCGTGCGATATAAATTCCGTCCTGAAGAAAAGAAGCAGAAGGATCGCCTTTTTCAGTATTATCGGTACTTGAAACACCACGAATGGTTATCTGCAAACCGTTAGAACCGGCTCGGTCAATTGAAATGTTAGGAGCAAGATCTTGCAAGTTGGTCGGATCGCTAATACCTGCATCGGTCAATGCTTTTGAAGACAAAGCGGTCACCGCGACAGCAGTATTTGCTAGGTCTTTACCACTGCGGGTTGAGGAAACGATTATAACCTCAACATCTTCAGACGTATTTGATTGTGCTTGTTGAGCGTAAGACATCGGAGTTAAGGCAATAAAAGAAGCGCAAGCGCTTGAAACAGCGGTACTTAACAGTGTTTTTTT encodes:
- a CDS encoding glycoside hydrolase family 3 C-terminal domain-containing protein translates to MIKNMRLNLSEMTGLRPVFFPLFVATFMAILPATAVSAATLGVDSLDEVIQALSLQEKVKLIRGTGMDLGDGGPNVGETKDKVPGAAGTTFAIPRLGIPSIVLADGPAGLRIAPHREEDKDKSYFATAFPIANSLSSSWNTELVKQIGRAVGDEAKEYGVDVLLAPALNIHRFALGGRNFEYYSEDPLLSGKMAAAMVNGVQSKGVGTSIKHFVANNHEWNRDSINVKVDERALREIYLRGFEIAIKESHPWTVMSSYNKINGEYTSESSRLLTEVLREQWGFNGVVMTDWFGGKDATLQMQAGNDLLMPGMDHQEGMIIGAIKSGALDEKILDRNVKNILQLVLASPAFSRYEYSNAPNLNKHAQLARTAAAEGMVLLKNKGEVLPFKSSMSLALYGNHSFDVLIGGTGSGDVNEAYVVSLEEGLQHAGVNSQAGLASAYKAHIESENAKRPVSTNPLAAFMPKPALIEFKLDPERLKASAKHYNAAVVTLGRSSGEFIDRPEADFYLTKQETQMLGLVSEAFHQQDKPVIVILNVGGVIETASWQDKVDAILLAHQPGQEAGNAIVDILMGKTNPSGKLTDTWPVDLKDYPAAKAFPGTVLDPNIKPSGFTQTVPAEVTYDDGIWVGYRYFNTQNKEVAFSFGFGLSYSDFGYSDITLDNNVFTDKVIAKVRVKNTGKLAGKEVVQLYVSAPQSELVKPESELRAFAKTQLLQPGESELIQFELNARDLTSFSKQQDVWLAEAGEYVIRIGKSSREILQSAQFTLKETIKVKP
- a CDS encoding TonB-dependent receptor, translating into MKNYKKTLLSTAVSSACASFIALTPMSYAQQAQSNTSEDVEVIIVSSTRSGKDLANTAVAVTALSSKALTDAGISDPTNLQDLAPNISIDRAGSNGLQITIRGVSSTDNTEKGDPSASFLQDGIYIARSQAQEIAFFDLDQIEILRGPQGTLYGRNATAGIVNVISAKPTLDEMYGSFDGAIGDFARRQATAMINLPISDTAALRAAVNWDKRDTYLNKNPDSPFELGSGKDALSARLSGFFELNDNVNVLVRGDYSRLDGTGRNTVKLSNFFDVLDPSTIPANGPVYSGNQKSSDELRTIGWVDTQQADYGGSTWGVMTELNWAINSELTMTYLGSYREFERRDKSIQTYDGGLVLPFGIIDIAGPQRFTGDYEQTSNELRFTYVNDFMNLQGGIYAFEEESYIEYLIFGEPGTDGAVFGFPQGPVISESLAIFGQGTFNLDTNLRLTLGARYTDDEKSRVGAAINHFTLDEPLDFTFDPDTNPIPDSLNNAEVEYSETTWKVGLDYDINDDFLLYGIVSTGYKAGGFNDGCIEGTPDCFNPILESALYYEPETITAYEIGLKMDLDNGLRTFINLFNYDYKNMQLSNLSDICGGTCQVTTNAGAAEINGLEVEARYYITASDKLNIALTWLDAEYTDYQVDLTTNLKGEKLNRSPEYTAIIGYQHVFDLESGAEVKFDLSTRYSDEYSILAVGTAQNFVQPSFTKTDVSVTYHSSEGDWYVQAFIKNIEDEVTIANASYSPVPGFVDGTVNITDPRTAGVRFGLEF